One stretch of Bombina bombina isolate aBomBom1 chromosome 7, aBomBom1.pri, whole genome shotgun sequence DNA includes these proteins:
- the LOC128636608 gene encoding olfactory receptor 6C1-like, giving the protein MNQTTVTYFIIKGISDVPQLQTPIFLVVLLIYLMTLGGNMTILQLVCQDPHLHTPMYFFLGNLSVLDMSYTTVILHKVLITFISGDNTVSYRSCLAQFYVGASLAINELLLLTAMSYDRYVAICNPLNYHIIMNRAVCVLLSLSCWTVSFLEGLPCLVLLGQFSCYNSNIINHFFCDIVPLLKLTCSDTTAFQTLVFSQGLFITILTPFLLTFISYVFIIGTILKIHSSSGRRKTFYTCSSHLTVVILLYTFLVCQYIRPSAKDSLDANKILFLFNTAGVPLLNPLIYSLKNNEVKSAMRRQLKTCKAFI; this is encoded by the coding sequence ATGAATCAGACAACAGTgacttattttattattaaagggatttcAGATGTTCCTCAGCTCCAGACGCCAATCTTCCTTGTGGTTCTGCTCATCTATCTTATGACACTTGGAGGTAACATGACAATTCTTCAGCTGGTCTGCCAGGATCCTCACCTGCACACGCCCATGTATTTCTTTCTGGGCAACTTGTCTGTTCTTGACATGTCCTACACAACTGTCATTCTACATAAGGTTCTCATTACCTTCATATCAGGAGACAATACCGTTTCATACCGTTCCTGCCTTGCACAGTTTTATGTAGGTGCATCATTAGCAATTAATGAGTTGTTGCTACTCACGGCCATGAGCTACGATCGCTATGTGGCCATCTGTAACCCGCTGAATTATCACATAATCATGAACCGTGCAGTCTGTGTTCTGCTGTCCCTTTCCTGTTGGACGGTTAGCTTCTTAGAAGGTCTACCTTGTCTCGTTTTGTTAGGCCAGTTCTCATGTTATAACTCCAATATTATCAATCACTTCTTCTGTGACATTGTTCCtctattaaaacttacctgtagtgACACCACTGCTTTTCAAACATTGGTCTTCAGTCAAGGTCTATTTATTACCATCCTAACTCCTTTTTTGCTCACATTTATCTCTTATGTATTTATTATTGGTACCATCCTGAAGATACATTCCAGTTCTGGAAGACGTAAAACCTTCTACACGTGTTCATCCCACCTCACAGTCGTTATCCTACTCTACACGTTTCTCGTCTGCCAATATATAAGACCATCTGCAAAGGATAGTTTGGATGCCAATAAGATCCTATTTCTGTTTAACACTGCTGGGGTCCCCCTACTTAACCCATTGATATACAGCTTAAAAAATAATGAAGTTAAGTCAGCAATGAGACGACAGTTGAAAACATGTAAAGCTTTTATCTGA